In Pyrus communis chromosome 1, drPyrComm1.1, whole genome shotgun sequence, the following are encoded in one genomic region:
- the LOC137729022 gene encoding uncharacterized protein — translation MASLPPPLETPLPLSPDPGENPLNHETRLPMAPIDIVTHASQLPAEFLKPSAERPLIIGFDCEGVDLCRHGTLCIMQLAFPNAIYLVDAIQGGVMLINACKPALESPYITKVIHDCKRDSEALYFQFGIKLNNVVDTQIAYSLIEAQEGRKRVLVDYISFVGLLADPRYCGISYLEKEEVRFLLRQDPNFWTYRPLSEQMVRAAADDVRFLLHIYYRMMEKLNQQSLWYLAVRGALYCRCFCISNNNFADWPSLPPIPDNLKVEGNAPEEEILSVLDVPPGKMGRVIGRRGASILAIKESCKAEIFMGGNKGPPQKVFIIGPVTQVRKAEAMVRGRMMDVQY, via the exons ATGGCCTCTTTACCTCCTCCCCTTGAGACTCCCCTTCCTCTCTCGCCTGACCCAG GTGAAAACCCCCTAAATCATGAAACCCGGTTGCCAATGGCTCCTATTGATATAGTTACTCATGCATCTCAGCTGCCTGCTGAGTTCTTGAAGCCATCAGCTGAAAGGCCATTGATCATTGGTTTCGATTGCGAGGGAGTTGACCTCTGTCGCCATGGAACTCTCTGTATTATGCAG CTTGCATTCCCAAATGCTATATATCTGGTTGATGCTATTCAGGGAGGGGTGATGCTTATCAATGCCTGTAAGCCTGCACTTGAGTCTCCCTACATCACCAAAGTCATTCATGACTGCAAACGAGATAGTGAG GCCTTGTACTTTCAGTTTGGCATCAAGCTGAACAATGTTGTAGATACCCAG ATTGCCTATTCACTGATAGAGGCGCAAGAAGGACGGAAAAGAGTGCTAGTTGATTATATATCATTCGTTGGCCTCCTTGCTGATCCACGCTATTGtg GAATATCTTATCTTGAGAAGGAAGAAGTTCGTTTCCTCCTTAGGCAG GATCCCAACTTTTGGACATACAGACCTTTATCTGAACAGATGGTCCGTGCAGCTGCAGATGATGTCCGCTTTCTTCTGCATATCTATTACAGGATGATGgagaaattgaatcaacagTCATTATGGTATCTTGCAGTTCGTGGTGCGCTCTATTGCCGCTGTTTTTGCATCAGCAATAATAATTTTGCAGACTGGCCATCTCTACCCCCTATTCCAG ATAACCTAAAAGTGGAGGGTAATGCTCCGGAGGAAGAAATCCTTTCGGTCCTTGATGTTCCCCCGGGAAAGATGGGCCGTGTTATCGGGAGAAGAGGAGCTTCCATCTTGGCAATAAAAGAGTCTTGCAA GGCGGAAATTTTCATGGGAGGCAATAAGGGTCCGCCGCAAAAG GTGTTTATCATAGGACCAGTGACGCAGGTGAGGAAAGCAGAAGCCATGGTAAGGGGGAGGATGATGGACGTGCAGTACTAA